In Glycine max cultivar Williams 82 chromosome 7, Glycine_max_v4.0, whole genome shotgun sequence, a single window of DNA contains:
- the LOC100808139 gene encoding uncharacterized protein LOC100808139 gives MSLNCLACGQILQRVNSDRDDECLPPQETKTHKRKVTIQVDRSWSANMTPPKCARSGPLAKVKTQEHHRRTNSEGNVGPRLVRSSGMRRDWSFEDLAGQQDKGVRCH, from the coding sequence ATGAGTTTGAATTGCCTTGCCTGTGGCCAAATTCTTCAAAGGGTAAATTCCGATAGGGATGATGAATGTCTCCCACCACAAGAAACAAAGACGCATAAAAGGAAAGTAACTATACAAGTTGATAGAAGTTGGTCAGCGAATATGACCCCACCCAAATGTGCACGTAGTGGACCATTGGCGAAGGTTAAGACACAAGAGCATCATAGACGCACCAATAGTGAAGGGAATGTTGGACCGAGGTTGGTAAGGAGCAGTGGAATGAGAAGAGATTGGAGTTTTGAGGATTTGGCTGGGCAACAAGACAAGGGAGTTAGATGCCATTGA
- the LOC100810113 gene encoding uncharacterized protein isoform X1 — protein MGHPENINALAFSRQKVLVPVKVHMGDDACGVETVPIKQIPSSGGEEDVEVDIIGCSNLGKASLMEDSCEDAPECSSSFGDTGAGTENAASFSDTEVESRKRVDDPSSSKCDDQFESCQGRKKRMTKGLTSHWRRFIHPISRRCKWIELQMKQLQSQARKYEKELAAYNYTKQLDFAHFTSEDSNIKSIPISDRMHRNKVMKRNKRKRVEEQCDIELYMSNHSLFSYYEKTDCTAVLKDVCDVGIGGVNDRDKEFKLNNEWSFGEYGNVDKSLNDIIQKIEAIQSQVQQLKTRIDMVISESGGKFCSIIQLSIHGPSDGFNHFDSTFTSNGNKLPFSFPHFSSQLQSEFHMGDLLMPGNASASREVMIPCIETTDGPELDDPLKDVSFIYKHNNLTKDEVLMQNQAAKEEWHGFIDYDGTKESIEEDKFISDVQVSEPDPHENAMHNEHSTWMSCSTLKPNVPRKKRKISASKRFC, from the exons ATGGGCCACCCGGAGAATATAAATGCCCTTGCATTTTCCAGACAAAAGGTTCTTGTGCCAGTTAAAGTCCACATGGGTGACGATGCTTGTGGCGTGGAAACAGTGCCGATCAAACAAATTCCTTCATCTGGTGGAGAGGAGGATGTGGAAGTTGATATCATTGGGTGCTCAAATTTGGGGAAAGCTTCTCTGATGGAAGATTCTTGTGAGGATGCCCCCGAGTGTTCCAGTTCTTTTGGTGATACAGGAGCTGGCACCGAGAATGCCGCATCCTTTAGCGATACTGAAGTTGAATCAAGAAAGCGTGTAGACGATCCATCCTCATCAAAGTGTGATGATCAGTTCGAATCATGCCAAGGAAG AAAGAAAAGGATGACAAAAGGTTTGACAAGTCATTGGAGGAGGTTCATACACCCTATTTCACGGCGCTGTAAGTGGATTGAATTGCAGATGAAGCAACTTCAGTCTCAAGCACGTAAATATGAGAAAGAGCTTGCAGCATACAATTACACAAAGCAGCTTGATTTTGCACACTTTACATCAGAAGACTCTAATATCAAATCTATCCCTATATCTGATCGGATGCATAGAAATAAAGTTATGAAgaggaacaaaagaaaaagagttgaagaaCAGTGTGATATAGAATTATACATGTCTAACCATAGTTTATTCTCCTATTACG AGAAAACAGATTGTACTGCTGTTTTGAAAgatgtttgtgatgttggtATAG GAGGCGTCAATGATAGGGACAAAGAATTCAAGCTGAATAATGAGTGGTCTTTTGGAGAGTATGGAAATGTTGATAAATCCTTGAATGACATCATTCAGAAGATTGAAGCTATACAGTCACAAGTTCAGCAATTAAAAACTAGAATCGACATGGTGATAAGTGAAAGTGGTGGAAAGTTTTGTTCTATAATTCAATTGAGCATACATGGCCCATCTGATGGATTTAATCATTTTGATTCTActttcaccagtaatggaaacAAATTACCATTTAGTTTTCCTCATTTCTCATCTCAGCTTCAGTCTGAGTTTCACATGGGAGATCTACTTATGCCTGGAAATGCATCAGCTAGTCGTGAAGTGATGATTCCCTGTATTGAAACCACTGATGGGCCTGAGCTTGATGATCCATTGAAAGATGTAAGCTTTATATACAAACACAATAATTTG ACTAAGGATGAAGTTCTTATGCAAAATCAGGCAGCTAAGGAAGAGTGGCATGGTTTTATTGATTATGATGGAACCAAGGAGTCCATTGAAGAGGATAAATTTATTTCTGATGTTCAAGTTTCAGAACCTGACCCCCATGAGAATGCTATGCATAATGAGCATTCTACTTGGATGTCATGTTCTACATTGAAGCCAAATGTCCCCaggaaaaaaaggaagataTCTGCCTCTAAGAGGTTTTGCTGA
- the LOC100810113 gene encoding uncharacterized protein isoform X2, which yields MGHPENINALAFSRQKVLVPVKVHMGDDACGVETVPIKQIPSSGGEEDVEVDIIGCSNLGKASLMEDSCEDAPECSSSFGDTGAGTENAASFSDTEVESRKRVDDPSSSKCDDQFESCQGRKKRMTKGLTSHWRRFIHPISRRCKWIELQMKQLQSQARKYEKELAAYNYTKQLDFAHFTSEDSNIKSIPISDRMHRNKVMKRNKRKRVEEQCDIELYMSNHSLFSYYEKTDCTAVLKDVCDVGIGGVNDRDKEFKLNNEWSFGEYGNVDKSLNDIIQKIEAIQSQVQQLKTRIDMVISESGGKFCSIIQLSIHGPSDGFNHFDSTFTSNGNKLPFSFPHFSSQLQSEFHMGDLLMPGNASASREVMIPCIETTDGPELDDPLKDTKDEVLMQNQAAKEEWHGFIDYDGTKESIEEDKFISDVQVSEPDPHENAMHNEHSTWMSCSTLKPNVPRKKRKISASKRFC from the exons ATGGGCCACCCGGAGAATATAAATGCCCTTGCATTTTCCAGACAAAAGGTTCTTGTGCCAGTTAAAGTCCACATGGGTGACGATGCTTGTGGCGTGGAAACAGTGCCGATCAAACAAATTCCTTCATCTGGTGGAGAGGAGGATGTGGAAGTTGATATCATTGGGTGCTCAAATTTGGGGAAAGCTTCTCTGATGGAAGATTCTTGTGAGGATGCCCCCGAGTGTTCCAGTTCTTTTGGTGATACAGGAGCTGGCACCGAGAATGCCGCATCCTTTAGCGATACTGAAGTTGAATCAAGAAAGCGTGTAGACGATCCATCCTCATCAAAGTGTGATGATCAGTTCGAATCATGCCAAGGAAG AAAGAAAAGGATGACAAAAGGTTTGACAAGTCATTGGAGGAGGTTCATACACCCTATTTCACGGCGCTGTAAGTGGATTGAATTGCAGATGAAGCAACTTCAGTCTCAAGCACGTAAATATGAGAAAGAGCTTGCAGCATACAATTACACAAAGCAGCTTGATTTTGCACACTTTACATCAGAAGACTCTAATATCAAATCTATCCCTATATCTGATCGGATGCATAGAAATAAAGTTATGAAgaggaacaaaagaaaaagagttgaagaaCAGTGTGATATAGAATTATACATGTCTAACCATAGTTTATTCTCCTATTACG AGAAAACAGATTGTACTGCTGTTTTGAAAgatgtttgtgatgttggtATAG GAGGCGTCAATGATAGGGACAAAGAATTCAAGCTGAATAATGAGTGGTCTTTTGGAGAGTATGGAAATGTTGATAAATCCTTGAATGACATCATTCAGAAGATTGAAGCTATACAGTCACAAGTTCAGCAATTAAAAACTAGAATCGACATGGTGATAAGTGAAAGTGGTGGAAAGTTTTGTTCTATAATTCAATTGAGCATACATGGCCCATCTGATGGATTTAATCATTTTGATTCTActttcaccagtaatggaaacAAATTACCATTTAGTTTTCCTCATTTCTCATCTCAGCTTCAGTCTGAGTTTCACATGGGAGATCTACTTATGCCTGGAAATGCATCAGCTAGTCGTGAAGTGATGATTCCCTGTATTGAAACCACTGATGGGCCTGAGCTTGATGATCCATTGAAAGAT ACTAAGGATGAAGTTCTTATGCAAAATCAGGCAGCTAAGGAAGAGTGGCATGGTTTTATTGATTATGATGGAACCAAGGAGTCCATTGAAGAGGATAAATTTATTTCTGATGTTCAAGTTTCAGAACCTGACCCCCATGAGAATGCTATGCATAATGAGCATTCTACTTGGATGTCATGTTCTACATTGAAGCCAAATGTCCCCaggaaaaaaaggaagataTCTGCCTCTAAGAGGTTTTGCTGA